Proteins encoded by one window of Tunturibacter psychrotolerans:
- a CDS encoding TonB-dependent receptor, translating to MSNSRSEAQSTFGSIRGIVQDVTGAAIPDAQITLHSIDENTDRTVSADATGSYAFENVLANRYSIRAKHDGFADSIVSGVTLAARQDLRYTLVMTIAQQATTVEVTSSATQVNTENGVIGDSKGNGEIGQLPLNFRASTTSPLAALTASANVQQDSQGNIAIGGATSNMIGFSVDGISTTNVFNSAAGANPYPSPEGIAELKVTAFNNNAEFAQVGDVTFTTRGGSNNLHGSLFEYLQNDALDARVLNFAEKAPKHFNTFGGSIGGPVVIPHLYNGHDKTFFFVDYEGNRRRTSQAEQYTVPTALERTGNLSELASTLPNGVLTNPSTGQPYPNFTIPNISPFATALLNKYYPLPNLPSTPGGVNYQTLVPIPSNTDGFDARLDQVLTSKQQVYARFNRKNLTVNVVNPLLPNDVDSEHDRSFLISHNYVISSRFLNEFRYGFTDTILSPNFGIEGAAALQSLNLQVGGAQGVNVSNHPTDQGFPSIVFSDGTNFTPIGRDHVGPTQSTTKQIADNFTYSRGRHTIRAGVDVRWVRFAVPEIETPSDDYGLFTFNQKTFTGSSFGDLLLGAPNTTYFAVTGPRDDAGGAQTGIYGQDQWQINDRLTLNFGLRWELLPPFVDKNGIQANFDPNYNGPGANGQGAVIVNNILLNGLKPAPDFLASFDACGLGGVNPNYNPATCTPVVTNSQDGVSTGLRQTYLRNFDPRVSFAYRPDNKTVVRAGFGIFTVTALGQLQNNNESNPQAAVNTWQNNNNGVPIFTFPQVTPPGAGLQFGGGELEQATNPRYRDAQSAQWNVTVEREITSNTSMRISYVGMNSYRLNVSENLNQTRPSTTPYNFANAPFQNWGVIFSTNNLGGQNYQGLELEATHRMGRGLSYQANYSWTHNISDAQGDAPTAFQGETRYGLADLNRFDISANRGNVVGTRRQRLLVVGTYELPFGKGRQWLNSSPVVGGILGGWNVNTITLLQTGPYLTPTDSITADQTNTDPAGDGSIVRPDRVGNPIPANRSASNYFNFSAFAHTPLNAGRVGNAGVGTLEAPGTIAVSAGLAKLIAVRDNWRLRFESTFTNVLNRTNYAPPPTNISNQQSFGVLGVNGPQTAENAGNRTGQIALRVEF from the coding sequence ATGAGCAACTCTCGCTCGGAGGCGCAATCTACATTTGGTAGCATTCGCGGAATCGTTCAGGACGTCACTGGCGCCGCAATCCCAGATGCGCAGATCACGCTACACAGCATCGATGAAAATACTGACCGCACGGTGTCAGCGGATGCTACCGGTAGCTATGCATTTGAGAACGTCCTCGCGAACAGATACAGCATTCGTGCGAAGCACGATGGATTCGCCGACTCGATCGTTTCCGGTGTCACCCTGGCCGCTCGACAGGACCTTCGGTACACACTCGTGATGACGATTGCCCAGCAGGCCACCACCGTGGAGGTCACCTCTTCGGCAACCCAGGTCAATACAGAGAACGGTGTGATCGGAGACTCCAAGGGAAATGGCGAAATAGGCCAATTGCCGTTGAATTTCCGTGCTTCAACCACCAGCCCATTGGCCGCACTGACTGCTTCTGCGAACGTGCAACAGGATAGTCAGGGAAATATCGCCATTGGTGGCGCAACCTCAAACATGATCGGCTTCTCTGTCGATGGAATCTCAACCACAAACGTCTTCAACAGCGCCGCCGGTGCAAATCCGTATCCTTCTCCCGAGGGAATTGCGGAACTGAAAGTTACAGCATTCAACAACAATGCTGAGTTTGCGCAGGTCGGCGATGTCACATTCACGACCAGGGGCGGATCGAACAACCTTCATGGAAGCCTCTTCGAATATCTTCAGAACGATGCACTTGATGCTCGCGTATTGAACTTCGCGGAGAAGGCCCCAAAACACTTCAACACTTTTGGCGGCAGCATCGGTGGTCCGGTAGTTATTCCGCATCTCTATAACGGCCACGACAAAACATTCTTCTTCGTTGACTACGAAGGCAATAGGAGACGGACATCGCAAGCAGAGCAATACACCGTACCGACTGCACTCGAAAGAACAGGCAACTTAAGTGAGCTTGCGTCCACTCTTCCTAACGGGGTTTTGACTAACCCTTCCACTGGACAACCGTACCCTAACTTCACCATTCCAAATATCAGCCCATTCGCAACGGCGCTACTCAACAAGTATTACCCGCTTCCGAACCTGCCCTCCACTCCCGGCGGCGTCAACTACCAGACACTGGTTCCGATTCCATCGAATACAGATGGCTTTGACGCTCGTCTTGATCAGGTGCTTACGTCGAAGCAACAGGTGTATGCGCGTTTCAACCGAAAAAATCTCACTGTCAACGTAGTCAATCCGCTATTGCCAAACGATGTAGATAGCGAACATGATCGTAGCTTCCTCATCTCCCACAACTACGTAATCAGCAGCCGATTCCTGAATGAGTTTCGCTATGGCTTCACGGACACGATTCTATCCCCGAACTTCGGAATTGAAGGGGCGGCTGCTCTTCAAAGCCTGAATCTTCAGGTGGGTGGTGCCCAGGGCGTAAACGTCTCCAACCATCCAACAGATCAAGGATTTCCCAGCATCGTCTTCTCCGACGGAACCAATTTCACTCCAATCGGCAGAGACCATGTCGGGCCCACTCAGTCCACGACCAAACAGATTGCGGACAATTTCACTTACAGCCGTGGCAGGCACACCATTCGTGCCGGTGTGGATGTTCGTTGGGTCCGCTTCGCCGTGCCTGAGATCGAGACGCCTTCGGATGACTACGGTCTATTCACCTTCAATCAAAAAACATTTACCGGAAGCTCCTTTGGTGATCTTCTGCTTGGCGCTCCCAACACCACCTACTTCGCAGTAACTGGGCCGAGAGATGATGCAGGCGGCGCTCAGACGGGCATCTATGGACAGGATCAGTGGCAAATAAATGATCGCCTGACGCTCAACTTCGGTCTGCGATGGGAACTGCTCCCTCCGTTCGTTGACAAGAACGGAATTCAGGCGAACTTCGATCCCAACTACAACGGACCGGGTGCAAACGGACAAGGCGCGGTCATCGTAAACAACATCCTGCTGAACGGCCTCAAGCCGGCTCCCGACTTTCTGGCCTCGTTTGACGCTTGTGGCCTGGGCGGTGTCAATCCGAACTACAACCCTGCTACTTGTACTCCTGTGGTTACAAATAGCCAGGACGGCGTGTCGACGGGTCTCCGGCAGACGTATCTCCGTAACTTTGACCCACGCGTCAGCTTCGCTTACAGGCCTGACAATAAGACGGTAGTTCGCGCCGGTTTCGGCATATTCACTGTGACCGCACTGGGGCAACTGCAAAACAACAATGAGAGCAACCCACAAGCCGCCGTCAACACCTGGCAGAACAACAACAATGGCGTGCCGATCTTTACGTTCCCACAGGTCACGCCCCCTGGCGCAGGATTACAGTTTGGCGGAGGAGAGCTGGAACAGGCTACAAATCCGCGATACCGTGATGCGCAATCGGCACAGTGGAACGTGACGGTTGAACGAGAGATCACCTCGAACACTTCGATGCGTATCAGCTACGTAGGCATGAACTCCTACCGGCTCAACGTTTCGGAGAACCTGAATCAGACCAGACCCAGCACCACGCCCTATAACTTCGCCAACGCTCCATTCCAGAATTGGGGAGTCATCTTCTCGACGAATAACCTTGGCGGCCAGAACTACCAGGGACTTGAGTTGGAAGCAACTCACCGGATGGGAAGGGGGCTGTCTTACCAGGCCAACTACTCCTGGACCCACAATATCAGTGACGCTCAGGGCGATGCTCCAACCGCGTTCCAGGGCGAGACTCGCTATGGTCTTGCAGATCTCAACCGCTTCGACATCAGTGCAAACCGTGGCAATGTTGTCGGAACGCGGCGTCAGCGTCTTCTTGTAGTCGGGACCTACGAGCTGCCATTCGGCAAGGGACGACAGTGGTTGAACTCTTCACCCGTTGTCGGCGGCATCCTCGGCGGTTGGAATGTCAACACAATCACGCTGCTGCAAACAGGGCCGTACCTCACTCCAACCGATAGCATTACCGCTGACCAGACCAACACCGATCCGGCAGGAGATGGATCGATTGTCCGCCCGGATAGGGTTGGCAATCCAATTCCCGCCAATCGGTCTGCAAGTAATTATTTCAACTTCAGTGCGTTTGCTCACACGCCGCTCAATGCGGGGCGGGTTGGCAACGCTGGTGTCGGTACTCTCGAGGCGCCCGGAACGATCGCAGTCAGTGCTGGCCTTGCCAAGCTGATCGCTGTCAGGGACAACTGGCGTCTGCGCTTCGAATCGACATTTACCAACGTCCTCAACCGCACTAACTATGCTCCCCCACCGACGAACATAAGCAACCAGCAGTCCTTTGGCGTGCTCGGTGTTAATGGTCCTCAAACTGCGGAAAACGCTGGCAACCGTACAGGTCAGATCGCCTTGCGGGTTGAATTCTAG
- a CDS encoding zinc-dependent metalloprotease, producing the protein MPNRPTLALLAISAILPATLSAQTIAAKTAGMKHLDGYLPLDWDAKTGKLYLELPHLDANGRSPDLLYTHSLPYGTGSNDLGLDRGQISSGEILHFERTGPKVLLVEPNQSFRSTSTDPLEQLAVHQSFPESILYGFKVEAEDPNGAVLIDATDFYLRDAHGVAETLTATKQGAYKLEPTRSTIALDATKAFLKNTEVESILTFTTDDPTKAEFVNNVTPDPHALTLREHQSFIELPGPGFTPRRFDPRAGYFPTSYRDYATPLGAPLDQQFIIRHRLIKKDPSCKQSCEAVTPIQYYVDRGSPEPIRTALLEGARWWDQAFQAAGWAKGTFRVDILPADADPMDIRYNIIQWVHRYTRGWSYGSAVADPRTGEIIKGNVTLGSLRSRQDYLIAEALLSPYENGKPLPPANDPMLAMVLARTRQLAAHETGHTLGLAHNFAASSFPHTPEESVSVMDYPHPYITLSKEGVPTLTESYGVNIGIWDKVAINYGYREFDSNKKPTEDPAALNAILEASEKTGLLYITDEDARPLGGAQPHAHLWDNGTDPAAELDRILTIRTAALARFNENAITLGTPMAQLEDTLVPLYLLHRYQTEATIKEIGGLDYRYNLRGDGQPTPEIVPAAEQKKALTAVLKTLSPETLTLPEPLLKILPPRPPGLPRTRESFPSETGLTFDPIATAESAADLTLNVLLDPARASRLVQYHMRLADGPSLRGVLEAISQTTAERPEAGHTISSEVERAVEFRALEAMLSLAVNPQASTQARAIARSHINDLLKQWTTAASVTETDTAEAIHRAALIDRINDFNRDPTKFIPAKPIEAPPGMPIGNADDF; encoded by the coding sequence ATGCCCAACCGCCCGACCCTGGCTCTCCTCGCCATCTCCGCAATCCTCCCCGCAACACTCTCCGCACAAACCATCGCCGCCAAGACCGCAGGCATGAAGCACCTCGACGGCTACCTCCCACTCGACTGGGACGCCAAGACCGGCAAGCTCTATCTCGAACTCCCCCACCTCGACGCCAACGGCCGCAGCCCCGATCTCCTCTACACCCACTCCCTCCCCTACGGCACCGGCTCTAACGACCTCGGCCTCGACCGCGGCCAAATCTCCTCCGGCGAAATCCTTCACTTCGAGCGCACCGGCCCCAAGGTCCTCCTAGTCGAACCAAACCAATCCTTCCGCTCCACCTCCACCGACCCGCTCGAGCAGCTAGCCGTCCACCAGTCCTTCCCCGAATCCATCCTCTACGGCTTCAAGGTCGAAGCCGAAGACCCCAACGGCGCCGTCCTCATCGACGCGACAGACTTCTACCTCCGCGACGCCCACGGCGTAGCCGAAACCCTCACCGCCACCAAGCAAGGCGCCTACAAACTCGAACCCACCCGCTCCACCATTGCCCTCGACGCCACCAAAGCCTTCCTCAAAAACACCGAAGTAGAATCCATCCTCACCTTCACCACCGACGACCCCACCAAAGCCGAGTTCGTCAACAACGTCACACCCGACCCTCACGCCCTCACCCTCCGCGAGCACCAATCCTTCATCGAACTCCCCGGCCCCGGCTTCACTCCACGCCGCTTCGACCCACGCGCCGGCTACTTCCCCACCAGCTACCGAGACTACGCAACCCCGTTAGGCGCCCCGCTCGATCAGCAGTTCATCATTCGCCACCGCCTCATCAAAAAAGATCCCTCCTGCAAACAAAGCTGCGAAGCTGTCACCCCCATCCAGTACTACGTTGATCGCGGCTCTCCCGAGCCCATCCGCACCGCCCTCCTCGAAGGCGCACGCTGGTGGGATCAAGCCTTCCAGGCCGCAGGCTGGGCCAAAGGCACCTTCCGCGTCGACATCCTCCCCGCCGACGCCGACCCCATGGACATCCGCTACAACATCATCCAGTGGGTCCACCGCTACACCCGCGGCTGGAGCTACGGGTCTGCAGTTGCCGACCCACGCACCGGCGAAATCATCAAAGGCAACGTCACCCTCGGCTCCCTCCGCAGCCGCCAGGACTACCTCATCGCCGAAGCCCTCCTAAGCCCCTATGAGAACGGCAAACCCCTCCCGCCCGCGAACGACCCCATGCTAGCGATGGTCCTAGCCCGCACCCGCCAGTTAGCTGCCCACGAAACCGGCCACACCCTCGGCCTCGCTCACAACTTCGCTGCCAGCTCCTTCCCCCACACCCCCGAAGAGTCCGTCTCCGTCATGGACTACCCCCACCCCTACATCACCCTCAGCAAAGAAGGCGTCCCCACCCTCACCGAAAGCTACGGCGTCAACATCGGCATCTGGGACAAGGTCGCCATCAACTACGGCTACCGCGAATTCGACAGCAATAAAAAACCAACAGAAGACCCCGCCGCCCTCAACGCCATCCTCGAAGCCAGCGAAAAAACCGGTCTCCTCTACATCACCGACGAAGACGCCCGTCCCCTCGGCGGCGCGCAACCCCACGCCCACCTCTGGGACAACGGGACTGATCCCGCAGCAGAGCTAGACCGTATCTTAACCATCCGCACCGCCGCCCTCGCCCGCTTCAACGAGAACGCCATCACCCTAGGCACGCCCATGGCGCAGCTCGAAGACACCCTCGTCCCCCTCTATCTCCTCCACCGCTATCAAACCGAAGCCACCATCAAAGAGATCGGCGGCCTCGACTACCGCTACAACCTCCGCGGCGACGGCCAACCTACCCCGGAGATCGTCCCCGCTGCCGAACAAAAGAAAGCCCTCACCGCCGTCCTCAAAACCCTCTCCCCCGAAACCCTCACCCTCCCAGAGCCGCTCTTAAAAATCCTCCCACCCCGCCCACCCGGCCTGCCGCGCACACGCGAATCCTTCCCCTCCGAAACCGGCCTCACCTTCGACCCCATCGCCACCGCCGAGTCCGCCGCCGACCTCACCCTCAACGTCCTCCTCGACCCCGCCCGCGCCTCGCGCCTCGTTCAGTACCACATGCGCCTCGCCGACGGCCCCTCCCTCCGCGGCGTCCTTGAAGCAATCTCCCAAACCACCGCTGAGCGCCCTGAAGCCGGCCACACCATCTCCTCCGAAGTAGAACGAGCCGTAGAGTTCCGCGCCCTCGAAGCCATGCTCTCTCTCGCCGTCAACCCACAAGCCTCCACGCAGGCCCGCGCCATCGCCCGCTCCCACATCAACGATCTCCTCAAGCAGTGGACCACCGCCGCCTCCGTCACCGAAACCGACACCGCCGAAGCCATCCACCGCGCCGCCCTCATCGACCGCATCAACGACTTCAACCGCGACCCCACCAAGTTCATCCCCGCCAAACCCATCGAAGCCCCGCCCGGCATGCCCATCGGCAACGCCGACGACTTCTAG
- a CDS encoding TIGR03118 family protein, translating into MPNKSCSSAPAANKLTSRRGLRTQIQSSAKNLFALLLATSSLTVAALAQTAGSYQATNILSDGSVTAAVTDPQFINPWGVSVGPAFWINTQATGLDYVATATGTIPFKVTIPTAAGTGTGTPTGTIFNSSTANFKLPNGSAATFLFSTLDGTISGWNAALGTTNPVAALALNNSSANAVYTDIAQLTNSTGTFLLAANFGAGTDIEVYDTSFHAAKLAGAFTDTNLPANYAPFAVHVIGNQVFVTYALRATNTASPAAPTPTPTPTPTPTPTPTPTPSPIVGPYAISASGSRAAAIGYVQTVGAGNGIVDVFDLNGNFVSRAITGGNLNAPWGVAIAPTGFGIFGGDLLVGNFGDGLINVYNPTTFAFLGQLTDATGKPLAFASLWEIVFGESNATPAGAGDPNTLYIAAGLTNEAHGLFAGIANTTASTAPAAFGFSASTSAATVTAGNSTTATISVAPTNSFTGNVALSCSGPVGVTCTFSPSTLSVSPTAAVTSTVTIQTAAGMAHLQKHAPWTKGPAAITIAFLLPFGSLLVFTRRRAICKSTPLQLLSLFALLVISTGVVVGCSGSSNPGAAPVASTPAPTTPATPGTPAGLQMVTITATSGSLTQNTTIALTVQ; encoded by the coding sequence ATGCCAAACAAATCTTGTTCTTCGGCCCCTGCAGCAAATAAGCTCACCTCGCGTCGCGGTCTTCGCACACAAATTCAATCCAGCGCAAAAAATCTCTTCGCTCTTCTCCTCGCGACCTCTTCTCTCACCGTTGCAGCCCTTGCTCAAACTGCCGGCTCCTACCAGGCAACCAACATCCTCTCGGACGGATCGGTAACCGCCGCCGTTACAGATCCTCAGTTCATCAATCCCTGGGGTGTCTCCGTCGGACCTGCCTTCTGGATCAACACCCAGGCGACCGGCCTCGACTACGTCGCCACAGCCACAGGAACCATCCCCTTCAAGGTAACCATCCCCACCGCCGCAGGAACTGGCACAGGCACTCCCACCGGCACCATCTTCAACTCCTCAACAGCGAACTTCAAGCTGCCTAATGGCTCCGCTGCAACCTTCCTCTTCTCCACGCTCGACGGCACCATCAGTGGCTGGAACGCAGCTCTCGGCACCACGAACCCCGTCGCCGCACTCGCCCTCAACAACAGCTCCGCCAACGCCGTCTACACCGACATCGCGCAGCTTACCAACTCCACCGGCACCTTCCTCCTCGCCGCAAACTTCGGCGCCGGCACCGACATCGAGGTCTACGACACCAGCTTCCACGCCGCCAAACTCGCCGGCGCATTCACCGACACCAACCTCCCTGCCAACTATGCGCCCTTCGCCGTCCACGTCATCGGCAACCAGGTCTTCGTCACCTACGCCCTTCGCGCCACCAACACCGCTTCACCCGCCGCACCAACGCCCACTCCGACCCCAACACCTACGCCGACGCCAACGCCAACTCCCACACCTTCGCCAATCGTGGGACCCTATGCCATCTCCGCATCTGGATCCCGCGCCGCAGCCATCGGCTACGTTCAGACCGTAGGAGCCGGTAACGGCATCGTCGACGTATTCGACCTCAACGGCAACTTCGTCTCACGAGCCATCACCGGCGGCAACCTCAACGCGCCCTGGGGAGTAGCCATCGCCCCCACCGGCTTCGGCATCTTCGGCGGCGACCTCCTCGTCGGCAACTTCGGCGACGGCCTCATCAACGTCTACAACCCCACCACCTTCGCCTTCCTCGGCCAGCTCACCGACGCAACCGGCAAGCCTCTCGCCTTTGCCTCTCTCTGGGAGATTGTCTTCGGCGAAAGCAACGCGACCCCCGCAGGCGCAGGCGATCCCAACACGCTCTACATCGCCGCTGGCCTCACCAACGAAGCCCACGGCCTCTTCGCCGGCATCGCCAACACCACAGCCTCCACCGCCCCCGCAGCCTTCGGCTTCAGCGCATCAACCTCCGCTGCCACCGTCACTGCAGGCAACTCCACCACAGCAACCATCAGCGTCGCACCCACCAACAGCTTCACCGGCAACGTAGCCTTGTCCTGCAGCGGTCCGGTCGGTGTCACCTGCACCTTCTCACCCAGCACGCTCTCGGTCTCACCCACAGCAGCAGTCACCAGCACCGTAACCATCCAGACTGCGGCTGGCATGGCACACCTCCAGAAGCACGCTCCCTGGACCAAAGGCCCAGCCGCTATCACTATTGCATTCCTTCTGCCCTTCGGTTCTCTTCTTGTGTTCACCCGCAGACGCGCCATCTGCAAGTCAACCCCCTTGCAGTTGCTAAGTCTCTTCGCTCTTCTCGTCATCTCCACCGGCGTAGTAGTAGGCTGCTCCGGCTCTTCGAACCCGGGCGCAGCTCCAGTCGCCTCCACCCCAGCGCCGACCACACCGGCAACGCCCGGCACCCCGGCTGGCTTACAGATGGTGACCATCACGGCCACCTCCGGCAGCCTCACCCAGAACACGACCATTGCACTCACAGTGCAGTAG
- the cyaY gene encoding iron donor protein CyaY — translation MIDEATFRRVSDKALESLKQSLISAEDDDAGFEFEDNNGVMNIIFENGSSKFVITPNTPIRQVWISAQSTSYKLEWAEATNAFTLTKTGEDLKTLTQRLLREHLNDPTITLP, via the coding sequence ATGATCGACGAAGCCACCTTCCGCCGCGTATCCGACAAAGCTCTCGAATCCCTCAAGCAATCCCTCATCTCCGCCGAGGACGACGACGCAGGCTTCGAGTTCGAAGACAACAACGGCGTCATGAACATCATCTTCGAGAACGGCTCCAGCAAGTTCGTCATCACCCCCAACACTCCTATCCGTCAGGTCTGGATCTCTGCTCAATCCACCAGCTACAAACTAGAGTGGGCCGAAGCCACCAACGCCTTCACACTCACCAAGACCGGGGAAGACCTCAAAACCCTCACCCAGCGCCTGCTCCGCGAGCACCTCAACGACCCCACCATCACCCTCCCCTAG
- a CDS encoding aspartyl protease family protein, which produces MKVSRAVPCLFLFAVFLPSKSPAQSSPAASNATCKIDKTPPTDTELAFYRQDFKKAADLAAAGYKSDPKNSRSRQLEIDSLIGFGRLDEARKKTDAWTLAEPTNAVAIVTAGELRHAEGDWIESYALMLKALKADPCLPSAFQGLAQYETLSGYHATAQKHLTIAHQLSPNNDNIRFAWINSLNDAQSVAELGKYIQDSKTLDDKRRTSLTTRLNQETSALKNPCELSSATSPVRIPMAPVYGTVGVDHYGLEVAFNGHKRILQIDTRASGLLLTHNSYTGMGLQKVSSSHVYDPGTQESSPLDLFTSASVRIGSVEFKNCNVTAVDNPSAVSGEADAGQRVDQGDGLIGTDIFSRYLVTLDYAKHEVLLEPLPQPPSPPPGPLDALGGDPANDLSSFDRFKAPTMQKWTSIYREGPEIIMPTVVNGKKPTLFMVDTGSSSTVIDTDIASQLTHTKGSTSVIDFAGLRLPATAMDPADLARFDGVHGVLGYPTLQQLIMHIDYRDNLVLFEAAAAHK; this is translated from the coding sequence ATGAAAGTCTCACGCGCCGTCCCGTGTCTGTTCCTCTTCGCAGTCTTCCTCCCTTCAAAGAGCCCCGCCCAATCATCTCCGGCAGCCAGCAACGCAACATGCAAAATCGACAAGACACCCCCTACCGACACCGAGCTCGCGTTCTACCGCCAGGACTTTAAAAAAGCAGCCGACCTCGCCGCAGCCGGATACAAATCCGACCCCAAAAATAGTCGCAGCCGCCAGCTCGAAATCGACAGCCTCATCGGCTTCGGCAGACTCGACGAAGCCCGCAAGAAGACCGATGCATGGACCCTCGCCGAGCCAACCAACGCTGTCGCCATCGTCACCGCCGGAGAGCTCCGCCACGCGGAAGGAGACTGGATCGAGTCCTACGCGCTCATGCTCAAGGCGCTCAAGGCCGACCCTTGTCTGCCCAGCGCCTTCCAGGGTCTCGCCCAATACGAAACACTCAGCGGCTACCACGCCACGGCACAGAAGCACCTCACCATCGCTCATCAGCTAAGCCCCAACAACGACAACATCCGCTTCGCTTGGATCAACTCCCTGAACGACGCACAGTCTGTGGCCGAACTCGGCAAATATATCCAAGACTCTAAAACGCTCGACGACAAGCGCCGCACCAGTCTCACTACCCGACTCAACCAGGAGACCTCCGCCCTCAAAAATCCCTGCGAGCTCTCCTCCGCCACCAGCCCCGTCCGAATCCCTATGGCACCCGTCTACGGCACCGTCGGCGTCGACCACTACGGTCTTGAAGTCGCCTTCAACGGCCACAAGCGCATCCTCCAGATCGACACCCGAGCCAGCGGCCTCCTCCTTACGCACAACTCATACACCGGCATGGGTCTGCAAAAGGTGAGTTCCTCCCACGTATATGACCCAGGCACTCAGGAATCCTCTCCCCTCGACCTGTTCACCTCCGCGTCCGTTCGTATCGGAAGCGTCGAGTTCAAAAACTGCAACGTCACTGCTGTAGACAATCCAAGCGCCGTGAGCGGCGAAGCCGACGCTGGGCAGCGTGTCGATCAAGGGGACGGACTCATCGGTACCGACATCTTCTCTCGCTATCTCGTCACCCTCGACTACGCAAAGCACGAGGTCCTGCTTGAACCACTGCCGCAACCACCGTCACCTCCGCCGGGACCGCTCGACGCGCTCGGTGGCGATCCGGCAAACGATCTCAGCAGCTTTGACCGATTCAAAGCACCAACCATGCAGAAATGGACCAGCATCTATCGCGAAGGTCCTGAGATCATCATGCCCACTGTCGTCAACGGTAAGAAGCCTACGCTCTTCATGGTGGACACCGGTTCGTCCAGCACCGTGATCGACACTGACATCGCCAGCCAGCTCACGCACACCAAAGGAAGCACATCCGTCATTGACTTCGCGGGCCTGCGTCTCCCTGCCACAGCGATGGACCCAGCAGACCTTGCACGATTCGACGGAGTTCACGGCGTCCTCGGCTACCCCACCCTCCAGCAACTCATCATGCACATCGACTATCGCGACAACCTCGTTCTCTTCGAAGCAGCCGCCGCCCATAAGTAA
- the crcB gene encoding fluoride efflux transporter CrcB, translated as MSYLWVTIGSALGGLLRYTITRLTLTCSIGFPFGTVLINVLGSFVIGYFGTLTLQSGRFPASDNLRLFVMVGICGGFTTFSSFSLQTFDLMRSGAWGRALANVLLSVVLCVASVAAGHILAQRSTPAQAIAETAQEEYTG; from the coding sequence ATGTCATATCTCTGGGTCACAATCGGCAGTGCGTTAGGCGGCCTTCTGCGTTACACAATCACGCGGCTCACTCTCACCTGCAGCATCGGCTTTCCCTTCGGCACAGTCCTCATCAACGTGCTCGGCTCCTTCGTCATCGGATACTTCGGCACCCTCACGCTACAAAGCGGTCGCTTCCCCGCCTCCGACAACCTCCGCCTCTTCGTCATGGTCGGCATCTGCGGAGGCTTCACCACCTTCTCCTCCTTCAGCCTGCAGACCTTCGACCTCATGCGCTCCGGCGCCTGGGGCAGAGCGTTGGCAAATGTTCTTCTGTCCGTCGTCTTATGCGTCGCCTCAGTCGCCGCCGGCCATATCCTCGCGCAACGTTCTACCCCAGCGCAGGCCATCGCCGAAACAGCCCAAGAGGAATACACCGGGTAA
- a CDS encoding glycosyltransferase family 2 protein: protein MTPKLSVAIITLNEEANLARTLASVQFADEIIVVDSGSTDRTLEIAASYKAKLFLEPWQGFARQKNFAIERCTGTWILSLDADEALTPELQAEIGAVLSGDPTADAYLLRRRNLFLGRWIRHGGFYPDPHLRLFRRHSANFAPPARFTNRPVHETIALDGVTETLKHDLVHHAYPTIESYIESLNRYSTLGAQTIIDKGHTSSSRLALLHNVLVRPILTFLRNYLLRLGFLDGREGLLLHLYHSTYTSWQHAKAWQTTRNR from the coding sequence ATGACGCCGAAGCTGTCCGTAGCCATCATCACGCTCAACGAAGAGGCCAATCTGGCCCGCACCCTCGCCAGCGTCCAATTCGCCGACGAGATCATCGTCGTCGACTCCGGCTCCACCGACCGCACCCTCGAGATCGCTGCCTCCTACAAAGCCAAACTCTTCCTCGAACCCTGGCAAGGCTTCGCCCGTCAAAAAAACTTCGCGATCGAGCGCTGCACCGGCACATGGATCCTCTCTCTCGATGCTGACGAAGCTCTCACGCCCGAGCTCCAGGCCGAGATTGGCGCCGTGCTCTCCGGCGACCCAACCGCCGATGCCTACCTCCTGCGCCGCCGCAACCTCTTCCTCGGCCGCTGGATTCGCCACGGTGGCTTCTACCCCGACCCGCATCTCCGCCTCTTCCGCCGCCACTCCGCCAACTTCGCTCCTCCCGCCCGCTTCACCAACCGCCCCGTCCACGAGACCATCGCCCTCGACGGCGTCACCGAAACCCTCAAGCATGACCTCGTCCACCACGCGTACCCCACCATCGAGAGCTACATTGAAAGCCTCAACCGCTACAGCACCCTCGGCGCGCAGACCATCATCGACAAAGGCCACACCAGCAGCTCCCGCCTGGCCCTCCTTCACAACGTCTTAGTCCGGCCCATCCTCACCTTCTTGCGAAACTATCTCCTCCGCCTCGGCTTCCTCGACGGCCGCGAAGGCCTCCTGCTTCACCTCTATCACTCCACCTACACCAGCTGGCAACACGCCAAAGCCTGGCAAACCACCCGCAACCGCTAA